The following are encoded in a window of Brettanomyces bruxellensis chromosome 9, complete sequence genomic DNA:
- the ILV5 gene encoding Bifunctional acetohydroxyacid reductoisomerase (BUSCO:EOG09262N3C), producing the protein MFRNSLSKLARPTLARAQLPRNVRGLKNINFGGTVETVHERADWPREKLLDYFKNDTLCVCGYGSQGYGQGLNLRDNGLKTIIGVRKNGSSWKAAIEDGWVPGENLFPIEEAIKKGTIIMNLLSDAAQSETWSSIKPLLTKGKTLYFSHGFSPVFNKLTHVEPPKDIDTIMVAPKGSGRSVRSLFKEGKGVNSSYAVWNDATGKAEEKTIALAMAIGSGYVYETTFQREVYSDLYGERGCLMGGIHGMFLAQYEVLRENGHTPSEAFNETVEESTQSLYPMVGKHGMDYMYDACSTTARRGALDWYPVFRDTLKPVFRKLYANIKSGAETKRSLEFNSRPDYREALEKELDTVRNMEIWKVGTEVRKLRPENN; encoded by the coding sequence atgttcagAAATTCATTAAGCAAGTTGGCAAGACCAACCTTGGCAAGAGCTCAGCTTCCAAGAAATGTCAGAGGCCTCAAGAACATCAACTTTGGTGGTACTGTTGAAACCGTTCACGAGAGAGCCGACTGGCCAAGAGAAAAGCTTCTTGATTACTTCAAGAACGATACTCTCTGTGTTTGCGGTTACGGTTCGCAGGGTTACGGTCAGGGTTTGAACTTGAGAGACAATGGCCTGAAGACAATCATCGGTGTCAGAAAGAACGGAAGTTCTTGGAAGGCAGCCATTGAGGATGGATGGGTTCCAGGTGAAAACCTTTTCCCTATTGAGGAGGCCATCAAGAAGGGTACCATCATTATGAACTTGTTGTCTGATGCTGCTCAGTCCGAGACATGGTCTTCGATCAAGCCTTTGTTGACCAAGGGTAAGACTTTGTACTTCTCCCACGGTTTCTCTCCAGTGTTCAACAAGTTGACGCACGTTGAACCACCAAAGGACATCGATACCATCATGGTTGCTCCAAAGGGTTCCGGAAGAAGTGTCAGATCTTTGTTCAAGGAAGGTAAGGGTGTCAACTCTTCTTACGCCGTCTGGAACGATGCTACCGGTAAGGCCGAGGAGAAGACCATCGCTCTTGCTATGGCCATTGGCTCTGGTTACGTCTACGAGACCACCTTCCAGAGAGAGGTCTACTCAGACTTGTACGGTGAAAGAGGATGTTTGATGGGTGGTATCCACGGTATGTTCTTGGCCCAGTACGAGGTCTTGAGAGAGAACGGCCACACTCCATCTGAGGCCTTCAACGAGACTGTTGAGGAATCTACTCAGTCTTTGTACCCAATGGTTGGAAAGCACGGTATGGACTACATGTACGATGCTTGCTCTACCACTGCCAGAAGAGGTGCTTTGGACTGGTACCCAGTCTTCAGAGACACTTTGAAGCCAGTCTTCAGAAAGTTGTACGCCAACATCAAGAGTGGTGCCGAGACCAAGAGATCTTTGGAGTTCAACTCTCGTCCAGACTACAGAGAGGCTTTGGAGAAGGAGTTGGATACTGTTAGAAACATGGAGATCTGGAAGGTTGGAACTGAGGTCAGAAAGTTGAGACCAGAGAACAACTAA
- the DYS1 gene encoding Deoxyhypusine synthase (BUSCO:EOG09263H5H) — MSESKDYKPALANDAVMKASVPVPENFEEVHGVDYSKPESRNSRAIDLVKSMKTMGFQASNLYTACEIINEMRRWRGKNKSEIPKEEWKGEFDENGNQKATIFLGYTSNLISSGLRDTLRFLVQHKMVSAVVSSAGGIEEDIIKCLAPTYMGDFALRGKELRKKGLNRIGNMIIPNENYCKFEDFMNPVLDKMLAEQEASAKKLGANCMDDDAPVWTPSRFIDRLGKEINDETSVLYWAHKNQIPIFCPSLTDGSIGDMLFFHTFRASPKRLRVDIVGDIRRLNSISLDATRAGMILLGGGMIKHHICNSCLMRNGADWSVYINTGQEFDGSDAGARPDEAVSWGKIKPDAHMTKLYADVTTVFPLIVAATFASE, encoded by the coding sequence ATGAGTGAGAGTAAGGATTACAAGCCAGCACTGGCAAATGATGCCGTGATGAAGGCTTCGGTTCCTGTTCCAGAGAACTTTGAAGAGGTCCACGGTGTGGACTACTCGAAGCCTGAGAGTAGGAACTCCAGAGCTATTGACCTTGTCAAGTCTATGAAGACCATGGGATTCCAGGCTTCTAACTTGTACACTGCCTGCGAGATCATCAATGAGATGAGAAGATGGAGAGGAAAGAACAAATCCGAGATTCCAAAGGAAGAGTGGAAGGGAGAGTTCGATGAGAATGGAAACCAGAAGGCAACCATCTTCCTTGGATACACCTCCAATTTGATTTCCTCTGGTCTGAGAGACACTTTGAGATTCCTTGTCCAGCATAAGATGGTTAGTGCCGTTGTGTCGTCTGCCGGTGGTATTGAAGAGGATATTATCAAGTGTCTTGCTCCAACTTACATGGGTGACTTCGCTCTTAGGGGAAAGGAGTTGAGAAAGAAGGGTTTGAACAGAATTGGTAACATGATCATTCCAAACGAGAACTACTGTAAGTTCGAGGACTTCATGAATCCGGTTTTGGATAAGATGCTTGCAGAGCAGGAAGCTTCTGCCAAGAAGCTCGGTGCAAACTGCATGGATGACGATGCTCCAGTCTGGACTCCATCCAGATTCATCGACAGGTTGGGTAAGGAGATCAATGATGAGACCTCTGTTCTCTACTGGGCTCACAAGAACCAGATTCCTATATTCTGCCCATCTCTTACCGATGGTTCCATCGGTGAcatgcttttcttccacACTTTCAGGGCTTCGCCAAAGAGATTGAGAGTGGATATCGTTGGTGATATCAGAAGACTTAACAGCATCTCTTTGGATGCAACCAGAGCTGGTATGATTCTTCTTGGTGGTGGTATGATCAAGCACCATATCTGCAACTCTTGCTTGATGAGAAATGGTGCCGACTGGTCTGTGTACATCAACACTGGTCAGGAATTTGATGGTTCGGATGCTGGTGCCAGACCCGATGAAGCCGTTTCATGGGGTAAGATTAAGCCTGATGCACACATGACCAAATTGTATGCAGATGTTACAACTGTCTTCCCATTGATTGTTGCCGCTACGTTTGCAAGCGAGTAA